In Dysidea avara chromosome 3, odDysAvar1.4, whole genome shotgun sequence, a single window of DNA contains:
- the LOC136248824 gene encoding SWI/SNF-related matrix-associated actin-dependent regulator of chromatin subfamily A-like protein 1 isoform X3, with the protein MSLSEEQLRRIEENKRKAQQKLLERKRQCPTVGNDTVPPAKRPVTVIPPSSRPYNSNEIDGASSSRLSSNKNSSRPQQGSSKSFNKPKYGGKKPIKLDFTLISKTRFEVVSPYQSNIIDVFKQIPSRSYDAKRTIWSFGIEDHNNLVSSLKKQCSGDTQLEMDYIPKAVVNMFVSLRSKEGVVSKEKPIDLSSRVDDKLVNTLMPFQREGVEFGIHHKGRVLIADDMGLGKTLQAICIAAYYREVWPLLILCPSSVRQMWGEAFEYWLPSLKEEEINVLYHTQDTFHGASIVIASYDTLSRVPARFSKENFQIVIADESHFLKNHKTARSKAAIPLLKNARFAILLSGTPALSRPIELYTQVTSLDRHFGMSLFDFGKRYCAAVKSCKNIQTAWAWDFSGASHLRELQLYMEACVMIRRLKCDVLDQLPEKRRQMVSLDPTINNDSREFEDMRKKLDLASHHKSKTQHSQLLQLYEETGRMKLPGIRDYIIDRLEGGQKSIVFAHHRVVLDSICDLLRQKKRQHIRIDGKTLPTIRQNLCDQFQHDENCIAAVLSITTANAGLTLTAASSVIFAELFWNPGILVQAEDRAYRIGQKNSVNIQYLVARGTADDFIWPMIQRKLSILSQAGLAGEDFSGATNTVIKVKYLG; encoded by the exons ATGAGCCTCTCAGAGGAACAACTGAGGCGCATTGAAGAGAATAAAAGAAAAGCTCAGCAGAAATTACTGGAACGGAAGCGACAGTGTCCTACTGTAGGCAATGACACAGTTCCTCCGGCTAAAAGACCAGTGACAGTTATCCCCCCTTCGTCCCGCCCTTATAATTCAAATGAAATCGACGGTGCTTCTAGTTCAAGATTATCATCCAATAAGAATTCCTCCAGACCTCAGCAAGGTAGCTCAAAATCATTTAACAAGCCAAAATATGGTGGGAAAAAGCCAATCAAGCTAGACTTCACTTTGATATCAAAGACAAGATTTGAAGTAGTGTCACCCTACCAGTCTAATATTATTGATGTGTTCAAACAAATCCCATCTCGATCATATG ATGCCAAGAGAACTATATGGAGCTTTGGTATTGAGGACCACAATAACTTGG TCAGTTCATTGAAGAAACAGTGTAGTGGTGACACTCAGTTGGAGATGGACTATATCCCTAAGGCTGTAGTGAACATGTTTGTGTCACTGAGGAGCAAAGAAGGGGTAGTGAGTAAAGAGAAACCGATCGACCTCTCCAGTAGAGTGGATGACAAGTTGGTGAATACACTGATGCCATTTCAGAGAGAAGGAGTtga GTTTGGTATACATCACAAAGGTCGTGTTCTCATAGCTGATGACATGGGACTGGGGAAAACCCTACAAGCTATTTGTATTGCCGCTTACTATCGAGAGGTGTGGCCACTACTGATTCTGTGTCCATCATCAGTCCGTCAAATGTGGGGAGAG GCATTTGAGTACTGGCTACCTTCATTGAAGGAGGAGgaaatcaatgtattgtaccaCACTCAGGATACCTTCCATGGTGCATCCATTGTCATTGCAAGTTATGACACTCTCAGTCGTGTACCAGCCAGGTTTAGTAAAGAAAACTTTCAGATTGTTATTGCT gaTGAGTCCCATTTTCTGAAGAACCACAAGACGGCAAGAAGTAAGGCAGCTATTCCTCTACTTAAG AATGCCAGGTTTGCTATTTTGTTATCAGGGACCCCAGCACTGTCTCGTCCAATAGAACTATACACACAAGTGACATCTCTTGACCGACACTTTGGTATGAGTTTGTTTGATTTTGGGAAACGCTACTGTGCTGCTGTGaag TCTTGTAAAAATATACAGACTGCTTGGGCCTGGGATTTCTCTGGAGCCTCTCACCTTAGGGAACTACAACTCTACATGGAGGCGTGTGTGATGATCAG ACGTCTCAAGTGTGATGTGTTGGACCAGCTACCAGAGAAGAGAAGACAAATG GTATCACTGGACCCCACTATCAACAATGACAGTCGTGAGTTTGAGGATATGAGGAAGAAATTAGACTTGGCATCACATCACAAG AGTAAAACTCAACATAGTCAACTTCTTCAGTTATATGAAGAAACTGGACGTATGAAGTTGCCTGGAATCAG GGATTACATCATCGACAGATTGGAGGGTGGTCAGAAGTCTATAGTGTTTGCCCATCACAGAGTGGTACTGGATAGTATATGTGACCTCTTGAGACAAAAG AAACGTCAACACATCAGGATTGATGGAAAGACTCTACCTACAATCAGACAGAACCTGTGTGACCAGTTCCAACATGATGAAAATTGTATTGCTGCTGTGCTCTCCATCACTACTGCTAATGCTG GACTTACGCTCACTGCAGCATCCTCAGTGATATTTGCTGAACTATTCTGGAACCCTGGA ATTCTGGTTCAAGCTGAGGATAGAGCTTATCGTATTGGTCAGAAGAACTCTGTGAACATTCAATATCTTGTTGCCAGGGGAACAGCAGATGACTTTATCTG GCCAATGATCCAACGCAAGCTCAGCATACTCAGCCAGGCAGGACTTGCTGGGGAGGACTTCTCTGGTGCTACCAATACTGTCATCAAG GTGAAGTACTTGGGCTGA